Proteins found in one Miscanthus floridulus cultivar M001 chromosome 4, ASM1932011v1, whole genome shotgun sequence genomic segment:
- the LOC136548359 gene encoding F-box/FBD/LRR-repeat protein At3g52680-like produces the protein MLPTGDSHAQPLPAPAVRQLDDLPSDVLYKLLAGLPAGDVVRTSVLSQAWSSRWESVPDLEIDLDDRVRDWESAAGFLERCAAPVRGVSIRGIPLSLFDRADGWVRTVAGKSPRSLSLALNMTALPSLFACNPGALADLKLVTCVLPPPPPAFAGFRGLTALDLDYVLFSGEKGWERLEAMISAATPTLEKLRLANIGFEHGATGGAIPGAWIIQAPNLRWLELRLTMAGAGSWELGNLPKLDYANITLNAQEPRDYGSMVTALSSVRELEIGNFDCATFQAV, from the exons ATGCTGCCCACTGGCGACTCACACGCTCAGCCGCTGCCAGCGCCGGCCGTGCGCCAGCTTGACGACCTCCCGTCCGACGTCCTCTACAAGCTCCTCGCTGGCCTCCCGGCCGGCGACGTGGTCCGCACGTCGGTGCTGTCGCAGGCGTGGAGCAGCCGCTGGGAGTCCGTCCCCGACCTCGAGATCGACCTTGACGACCGCGTCCGCGACTGGGAGTCCGCGGCGGGATTCCTGGAGCGGTGCGCGGCCCCTGTCCGCGGCGTCAGCATCCGCGGTATCCCGCTGAGCCTGTTCGACCGCGCCGATGGCTGGGTGCGCACCGTTGCAGGCAAGAGCCCGCGGTCGCTGTCCCTGGCGCTGAACATGACCGCGCTCCCGTCGCTCTTCGCCTGCAACCCCGGGGCGCTGGCCGACCTCAAGCTGGTCACTTGCGtgctgccgccaccgccacccgcCTTCGCCGGGTTCCGCGGCCTGACCGCGCTGGACCTCGACTACGTCCTGTTCTCCGGAGAGAAGGGGTGGGAGCGGCTGGAGGCCATGATCTCGGCAGCCACGCCCACGCTGGAGAAGCTCCGCCTGGCTAACATCGGCTTCGAGCATGGCgccaccggcggggccatcccagGCGCGTGGATCATTCAGGCGCCCAACCTCCGGTGGCTGGAGCTGCGCCTGACGATGGCCGGCGCTGGCTCCTGGGAGCTGGGGAACCTGCCCAAGCTAGACTACGCCAACATCACGCTGAACGCCCAGGAGCCGAGGGACTACGGGAGCATGGTCACTGCCCTTTCTAGCGTCAGGGAGCTTGAGATCGGCAACTTTGACTGTGCTACGTTTCAG GCAGTTTAG